One part of the Bradyrhizobium sp. CB1650 genome encodes these proteins:
- the hemA gene encoding 5-aminolevulinate synthase, giving the protein MAYDHFFSAALARLHAERRYRVFADMERIAGRFPHAMWHSPDGPRPVVIWCSNDYLGMGQHPKVIGAMVEAASRMGAGAGGTRNISGTNHPLIELERELADLHGKQAALVFTSGYVSNETGIATIAKLLPECVILSDAWNHNSMIEGVRRAGVEKKIWRHSDVGHLEELLAAEPPERPKLIVFEALYSMDGDIAPVKRICDLAERYGAMTYIDEVHSAGMYGRGGAGIAAREGALHRIDVIEGTLAKAFGCLGGYIAANADIIDAVRSYAPGFIFTSALPPAVCAAATAAIRHLKSSQWERERHQERAARVKSVLNAAGLPVMPSETHIVPLMVGDPEKCKEASDLLLSEYGVYVQPINYPTVPRGTERLRITPTPYHDDSLIDALAEALVDVWDRIELPLRRHAAAAE; this is encoded by the coding sequence ATGGCTTATGATCATTTCTTTTCCGCAGCACTTGCTCGCCTGCATGCCGAACGTCGCTACCGTGTCTTTGCCGATATGGAGCGCATCGCCGGTCGTTTCCCGCACGCGATGTGGCATTCCCCGGATGGACCACGGCCGGTCGTGATCTGGTGCTCGAACGACTATCTCGGCATGGGCCAGCATCCTAAGGTGATCGGCGCCATGGTCGAGGCCGCGTCTCGCATGGGCGCGGGTGCGGGTGGCACCCGCAACATATCCGGCACCAACCATCCCTTGATCGAATTGGAGCGCGAGCTCGCCGACCTGCATGGCAAGCAAGCCGCACTGGTCTTCACGTCGGGTTACGTGTCCAATGAGACCGGCATCGCGACAATCGCTAAGCTGCTGCCAGAGTGCGTGATCCTCTCCGACGCCTGGAACCACAATTCGATGATCGAGGGCGTGCGGCGTGCTGGTGTGGAAAAGAAAATCTGGCGTCATAGTGATGTCGGTCACCTCGAAGAATTGCTGGCGGCGGAGCCACCCGAGCGGCCAAAGCTCATTGTATTCGAAGCGCTTTACTCAATGGATGGCGACATCGCGCCGGTGAAACGCATTTGCGACCTCGCGGAGCGCTATGGCGCGATGACCTACATTGATGAGGTCCATTCCGCCGGGATGTACGGCCGCGGCGGCGCCGGCATCGCTGCGCGGGAAGGTGCGTTGCACCGCATCGACGTCATCGAGGGCACGCTGGCGAAGGCATTCGGCTGCCTAGGCGGCTACATCGCGGCAAACGCCGATATCATCGATGCGGTACGCTCCTACGCGCCGGGGTTCATCTTCACATCCGCGTTGCCGCCAGCGGTCTGCGCCGCCGCCACCGCGGCGATCCGGCACCTCAAGTCCTCGCAATGGGAACGTGAGCGCCACCAAGAGCGCGCGGCGCGGGTGAAATCCGTGCTCAATGCGGCTGGCCTGCCGGTCATGCCTAGCGAGACGCACATTGTGCCGCTGATGGTAGGTGATCCGGAGAAGTGCAAGGAAGCGAGTGATCTCCTACTCTCCGAGTACGGCGTCTATGTCCAGCCGATCAACTATCCGACCGTCCCGCGCGGTACCGAGCGGCTGCGCATCACGCCGACCCCCTATCACGACGACAGTCTCATTGATGCGCTCGCTGAAGCGCTGGTCGATGTGTGGGACCGGATCGAATTGCCGCTGCGACGCCACGCGGCCGCGGCAGAGTGA
- a CDS encoding TetR family transcriptional regulator translates to MPRTADPELPHRILKAADTLWQSGGEEAVTMRGVAAKAATTTPTVYSYYADREALLTALRGLVFQRFSAYLAKSRDFQDVCARHLEFGSSHPRDYELLFGRGWMERVTGDAQKAEIGRYAAHIVRAGVPESRAAHVAYPIMMMLHGVVMHRLLNKKPSPLGRAIATACLEACMTLLESARRGK, encoded by the coding sequence ATGCCAAGAACAGCCGATCCAGAGCTGCCTCACAGGATCTTGAAGGCCGCCGACACCTTGTGGCAGTCGGGCGGCGAGGAGGCCGTGACGATGCGCGGCGTGGCGGCTAAAGCGGCTACCACAACTCCGACAGTCTATAGCTATTACGCGGACCGGGAGGCGCTTCTGACGGCGCTGCGCGGCCTCGTCTTTCAACGCTTCTCGGCCTACCTCGCAAAATCGCGCGATTTCCAGGACGTCTGCGCGCGACATCTCGAGTTCGGCTCAAGCCATCCCCGCGATTATGAACTGCTCTTCGGACGTGGCTGGATGGAGCGCGTCACAGGAGATGCGCAGAAGGCCGAGATCGGGCGATATGCAGCCCATATCGTTCGCGCCGGTGTCCCTGAAAGCAGGGCGGCGCATGTCGCGTATCCGATCATGATGATGCTGCACGGCGTGGTGATGCATCGACTGTTGAACAAGAAGCCAAGTCCTCTCGGCCGGGCGATTGCTACAGCCTGTCTCGAGGCCTGCATGACGCTGCTGGAAAGCGCGCGGCGGGGGAAGTAG
- a CDS encoding DUF2798 domain-containing protein: MALSPKLIGPVISSITGLITSTSMSFIGLALNYGFHPDFAVRWLKAAVTSYVVIVPMLMIVIPPIQRFVMRQAGLSAR; this comes from the coding sequence ATGGCCCTTTCCCCGAAACTGATCGGACCTGTGATTTCCTCGATCACCGGCCTGATCACCTCGACCAGCATGTCGTTCATCGGTCTCGCCTTGAACTACGGCTTCCATCCCGATTTCGCAGTCCGGTGGTTGAAGGCTGCGGTAACGAGCTATGTCGTGATCGTGCCGATGTTGATGATTGTCATCCCGCCGATCCAGCGCTTCGTCATGCGGCAGGCCGGATTGTCGGCGCGCTAG
- a CDS encoding SDR family NAD(P)-dependent oxidoreductase — protein MTKEKNDNPILVTGAAGAVGGIGRNLTEFLLARGHKVRAFVRREDARAEALRQLGAEVLQGDLTDLASMHRAIEGCRRIYFGMSVSAAYLEATINTATVARHHGVEAFVNMSQMTVTQMSISETTNSPQHKLHWLAEQALSWSGLPVVTVRPTVFLEGFFLMLAAPGVRASSELALPMGGGKTSPISAVDVAAILDDPIPHIGQIYDLTGPESADLEHYARVFSEALGRPISYRDVPLPAWSEGLRKMGFPEHVVSHLSTMTELNRQGRYDRMTDTVAKLTGEAPTNMRDFVKRHAAEFKQRGPAHS, from the coding sequence ATGACAAAAGAGAAAAACGACAACCCGATCCTCGTGACCGGAGCAGCCGGCGCCGTAGGCGGCATCGGACGCAACCTCACGGAATTCCTGCTCGCAAGAGGGCACAAGGTGCGCGCCTTCGTTCGGCGCGAGGACGCGCGTGCCGAAGCCCTGCGGCAGCTCGGCGCAGAGGTCTTGCAGGGCGATCTGACGGACCTCGCCTCGATGCACCGGGCCATCGAGGGTTGCCGGCGCATCTATTTCGGGATGTCTGTCTCGGCGGCTTACCTCGAAGCCACGATCAACACCGCCACGGTGGCGCGCCATCATGGCGTCGAGGCTTTCGTGAACATGTCGCAAATGACGGTCACGCAGATGAGCATCAGCGAGACAACTAACAGCCCTCAGCATAAGCTGCACTGGCTGGCAGAGCAGGCTTTGTCGTGGTCGGGACTGCCGGTTGTCACCGTGCGACCGACCGTCTTTCTCGAGGGCTTCTTTCTAATGCTCGCCGCGCCCGGCGTTCGGGCCTCCAGCGAGCTGGCGCTGCCAATGGGCGGCGGCAAGACCTCGCCGATCTCTGCGGTTGATGTAGCGGCGATCCTCGATGACCCCATACCACATATCGGACAAATCTACGATCTGACGGGGCCGGAATCCGCCGATCTGGAGCACTATGCGCGCGTCTTCTCGGAGGCGCTTGGCAGGCCAATCAGTTATCGCGACGTTCCACTTCCGGCGTGGAGCGAAGGGCTTCGGAAGATGGGCTTTCCTGAACACGTCGTCAGCCATCTCTCGACCATGACGGAATTGAACAGGCAGGGGCGTTACGACCGCATGACGGACACCGTGGCCAAGCTCACCGGAGAGGCTCCGACGAACATGCGGGATTTCGTGAAGCGCCACGCTGCTGAGTTCAAACAACGTGGACCGGCGCATTCTTGA
- a CDS encoding tautomerase family protein has product MPLWHIYCPKEAYSDTEKQDLATRISDAYAKFGLPRFYVSVIFHDVEQGSFYIGGEPVKDFVRIWVDHIARRMEPAHRGWWMKQVKEIVTPFIGSKSFRWEAHVDDTPIEFWSIQGLKPPPEGSDAEKKWFAENKASAY; this is encoded by the coding sequence ATGCCGCTCTGGCACATCTACTGTCCGAAGGAAGCCTATTCAGATACTGAGAAGCAAGACCTCGCCACCAGAATTTCCGATGCTTATGCCAAGTTCGGGTTGCCACGCTTTTACGTCAGCGTAATTTTCCACGACGTCGAACAGGGTTCGTTCTACATCGGCGGCGAGCCGGTCAAGGATTTTGTGCGAATCTGGGTAGACCACATCGCTCGCAGGATGGAGCCGGCGCATCGAGGCTGGTGGATGAAGCAGGTCAAAGAGATTGTGACCCCGTTCATCGGGTCGAAATCATTTCGCTGGGAAGCACATGTCGATGATACGCCGATCGAGTTCTGGAGCATCCAGGGCCTGAAACCACCACCAGAAGGAAGCGACGCGGAGAAGAAGTGGTTCGCGGAGAACAAGGCCTCGGCCTATTGA
- a CDS encoding alpha/beta fold hydrolase: protein MRRTAEFKTEDGTALRGQFHWNSASVAPSIVMCHGFGGVQEHIEHYAALFCEAGFSVLLYDHRGFGASDGTPRQEVNPYIQLSDLRDAISHCLAQPEVQRERGVALWGSSFAGGLAIVTAANDQRVRCLSVQIPNVSGHRNGPKMFTSEEMTEIRRRLREDREARLAGEPPQMIPVFARQPGELAAFLQGVPKRILEPGPTPTRWLNEVTLRSIEYMFEFEPAGWAPYLGAKPIQMILAENDVCTFTNIQRDVYDSIEAPKRLITFPGGHFHAYDRFFKETSEPALEWFLQHHPIA from the coding sequence ATGCGGCGGACTGCAGAATTCAAAACCGAAGATGGCACCGCGCTTCGCGGCCAGTTTCATTGGAACTCCGCCTCCGTGGCCCCCTCCATCGTGATGTGTCACGGCTTCGGAGGGGTCCAGGAGCATATCGAGCATTACGCCGCATTGTTTTGCGAAGCCGGGTTCTCGGTCTTGCTCTATGACCATCGCGGTTTCGGAGCGTCCGATGGGACGCCACGACAGGAAGTAAACCCCTACATTCAATTGTCCGATTTGCGCGACGCGATCTCCCATTGCCTCGCACAGCCAGAGGTGCAGCGCGAGCGCGGCGTCGCGCTTTGGGGATCGAGCTTCGCGGGTGGTCTCGCCATCGTCACTGCCGCCAACGATCAACGCGTGCGCTGTCTCTCGGTTCAGATTCCGAACGTCAGCGGCCACAGGAATGGCCCAAAGATGTTCACTTCCGAAGAGATGACCGAAATCCGTCGTCGTCTCCGCGAGGACCGCGAGGCGCGATTGGCGGGCGAGCCTCCACAAATGATTCCCGTGTTCGCAAGACAACCAGGAGAACTGGCAGCGTTCCTTCAGGGCGTTCCCAAGCGCATTCTCGAGCCCGGCCCAACTCCCACGCGCTGGTTGAACGAGGTGACCTTGCGTTCGATCGAGTACATGTTTGAGTTCGAGCCAGCCGGATGGGCTCCCTACCTTGGCGCGAAGCCCATCCAAATGATCCTAGCGGAAAATGATGTCTGCACCTTCACCAATATCCAGCGTGATGTGTACGACAGCATCGAGGCGCCCAAACGACTGATCACGTTTCCGGGAGGTCATTTCCATGCCTACGACCGCTTTTTCAAGGAAACCTCCGAGCCTGCCCTCGAGTGGTTTCTACAACACCACCCCATCGCATGA
- a CDS encoding MBL fold metallo-hydrolase: MSADTKKPALTTEVFVGPQATMEGGKGTFSPTSSTLICGEHDAVLVDAQHLRADILALGDLVERQGRRLTTIYITHGHADHYYGITELLRRFPTARAVATKAVVAYIRENEKNQEKQWRQMFGDRVAIPADIPEVISDKLSLEGHALEIYELGQADITPSTALHVPSIGLIVPGDLVYNGIHMMLGLGGPKQWGEWYRNVEALERLAPAMIVAGHKKPDASDCEVARIFAETKSYIRDFESAAARAKSAPELVEAMTAKYPDFGNPWTLRFSARSRFPRSV, from the coding sequence ATGAGTGCGGATACGAAAAAGCCAGCTTTGACCACTGAGGTGTTTGTCGGCCCTCAGGCGACGATGGAGGGCGGCAAGGGCACGTTTTCTCCTACGTCATCAACGCTGATCTGCGGAGAACACGACGCCGTGCTCGTTGATGCCCAGCATCTTCGCGCAGACATTCTGGCGCTCGGCGATTTGGTAGAACGGCAAGGCCGGCGGCTGACGACGATCTATATCACCCACGGCCATGCCGATCATTATTACGGCATTACCGAGTTGCTGCGTCGTTTTCCAACCGCTCGCGCTGTGGCGACCAAGGCAGTCGTCGCCTACATTCGAGAGAATGAAAAAAATCAGGAAAAGCAGTGGCGACAGATGTTCGGCGACCGTGTCGCGATTCCGGCCGACATTCCTGAGGTCATCAGCGACAAGCTTTCCCTCGAAGGCCACGCACTCGAAATCTACGAACTGGGGCAGGCGGACATCACGCCTAGCACGGCGCTTCACGTGCCCTCGATCGGCCTCATTGTCCCCGGCGACCTTGTCTACAACGGCATTCACATGATGCTGGGCCTTGGCGGTCCGAAACAATGGGGCGAGTGGTATCGGAATGTCGAAGCGCTCGAGCGGCTGGCTCCGGCAATGATCGTTGCAGGGCATAAGAAGCCTGACGCCTCTGACTGCGAAGTGGCCCGCATCTTCGCCGAGACCAAGAGCTATATCCGTGATTTCGAATCCGCCGCAGCAAGGGCGAAGAGCGCCCCGGAACTCGTCGAAGCCATGACTGCGAAGTATCCGGATTTCGGTAACCCGTGGACCTTGCGCTTTTCCGCGCGGTCCCGCTTTCCAAGGAGTGTATAG
- a CDS encoding helix-turn-helix domain-containing protein: MLKKDYSGQDCSIARALEVVGERWTLLIIRELLNGKSRFSEIERGLGIAKNVLSNRLETLLALGVVKTDAISPGGEWVEYRLTRQGRDLFPVINALMAWGDKYVSPDGPPVTLLHRCGGKAGHRVVCACCGEDLALKDVYRAEDVTRRT, from the coding sequence ATGCTGAAGAAGGACTATTCGGGTCAGGACTGTTCTATCGCTCGCGCGCTGGAAGTGGTGGGCGAGCGTTGGACCTTGTTGATCATCCGCGAACTCCTGAACGGAAAGAGTCGTTTCTCGGAGATCGAACGCGGCCTTGGGATCGCGAAGAACGTGCTCAGCAATCGGCTCGAGACCCTGCTTGCTCTTGGGGTGGTGAAGACGGACGCAATTTCGCCGGGCGGCGAGTGGGTGGAATACCGATTGACCCGACAGGGACGAGATCTCTTCCCTGTCATCAATGCGCTGATGGCTTGGGGCGACAAGTATGTATCGCCGGACGGGCCTCCGGTGACCTTGCTGCATCGTTGTGGAGGCAAAGCCGGGCATCGGGTTGTCTGTGCGTGTTGCGGGGAAGATCTCGCACTGAAAGATGTTTACCGGGCCGAAGACGTCACGCGTCGAACTTGA